Proteins encoded in a region of the Paenibacillus sp. W2I17 genome:
- a CDS encoding histidine phosphatase family protein, with product MVINERNAGNEVHTDQPGSLKRNILWVRHGTTLWNVEKRYLGHTDISLLPNAKEELAPLHEQLSGVSWNEVYCSDLLRCRQTLEQILPDASAQVKFDSRLRENDFGKWEGLTYGQLKDNPVYRSWIDAPQEVTPPGGESWQEFTGRLESFLQEMLLEDRPSMHVDEGQVPTIVVVTHGGVIRYALSRLIAGLGFWDTHVVPGQVIQVQLDQQGNQWFGSRVTFPPIGL from the coding sequence ATGGTCATAAATGAAAGGAATGCAGGCAATGAAGTACATACGGATCAACCCGGCTCACTGAAACGAAACATTCTGTGGGTCCGTCACGGGACAACGCTGTGGAATGTGGAAAAAAGATACCTGGGGCATACCGACATCAGTCTGCTGCCAAATGCCAAAGAAGAGCTGGCTCCGCTTCATGAACAATTGAGCGGTGTTTCGTGGAACGAGGTATATTGCAGTGATCTGCTTCGCTGCCGGCAGACGCTGGAACAGATTCTTCCTGATGCCAGCGCACAGGTGAAGTTCGACTCGCGCCTGCGTGAGAATGATTTTGGAAAGTGGGAAGGGCTGACGTATGGTCAGCTCAAGGATAACCCTGTGTACCGAAGCTGGATTGATGCGCCGCAGGAGGTCACTCCGCCCGGAGGGGAATCGTGGCAGGAGTTTACCGGACGGTTGGAATCCTTTCTCCAAGAGATGTTGTTGGAGGATCGTCCTTCGATGCACGTTGATGAGGGGCAAGTGCCAACCATAGTTGTGGTCACACATGGTGGTGTCATCCGGTATGCCTTGTCCCGTCTGATTGCCGGGCTTGGGTTCTGGGATACACATGTCGTACCGGGACAGGTGATTCAGGTTCAGCTTGATCAACAGGGGAATCAGTGGTTTGGCAGCAGAGTGACTTTTCCGCCGATCGGGTTGTAA
- the cbiB gene encoding adenosylcobinamide-phosphate synthase CbiB, which produces MAGAWIIILAYLLDRCIGDPRWIPHPVIGMGKGISALERVIRSRVRTDSGLKRAGLLFPIVIAGSSFAITWGLIYMLGLIHPVIAAVAEVVLIATTIASKGLKDAGMEVYRHLKQQDWPAARRSLGMIVGRDTAHLDEPEVVRGTVETVAENIVDAIVSPLFYALIGGAPLAMAYRAVNTLDSMVGYKNDKYLYLGWASARLDDVANWIPARLTAILLILGAWVMKLDANGAARMVARDARLHPSPNSGFPESAVAGALGIRLGGHNVYHGVASFRAYMGEATRPMEAEDIVHTSRLMFWSAGAFVVLCLLITLGVWLAGGTLLWS; this is translated from the coding sequence ATGGCGGGAGCCTGGATTATTATACTGGCGTACCTGTTGGACCGATGTATTGGAGATCCGCGCTGGATTCCCCACCCGGTGATTGGCATGGGAAAAGGCATCTCGGCGTTGGAGCGTGTCATTCGCTCGCGTGTGCGCACAGATTCGGGGCTGAAGAGAGCAGGGCTGTTGTTCCCGATTGTGATCGCGGGGAGTTCTTTTGCCATCACGTGGGGACTCATATATATGCTTGGGTTAATCCACCCTGTCATTGCAGCGGTAGCTGAAGTGGTGCTCATTGCAACGACCATTGCTTCAAAAGGGCTGAAGGATGCAGGCATGGAAGTGTATCGTCATCTGAAGCAGCAGGATTGGCCGGCGGCCAGACGTTCACTGGGCATGATTGTTGGACGTGATACGGCGCATCTGGATGAACCCGAGGTTGTGCGGGGAACGGTAGAGACGGTTGCTGAAAATATCGTGGATGCCATTGTATCGCCGTTATTCTATGCGCTCATTGGAGGCGCTCCACTAGCCATGGCTTATCGCGCCGTCAACACGTTGGATTCCATGGTCGGATATAAAAATGACAAGTATCTGTATCTTGGCTGGGCCTCGGCCCGTCTGGATGATGTGGCGAACTGGATACCTGCCCGGCTGACAGCGATTCTGTTAATCTTGGGTGCCTGGGTCATGAAGCTGGACGCCAATGGAGCAGCACGCATGGTCGCACGGGATGCAAGACTGCATCCGAGTCCGAATAGCGGTTTTCCCGAATCTGCGGTGGCTGGAGCACTGGGCATCCGGCTTGGCGGACATAACGTGTATCACGGCGTTGCTTCGTTTCGTGCCTACATGGGCGAGGCCACAAGGCCGATGGAAGCCGAGGATATTGTGCATACGTCACGTCTGATGTTCTGGTCGGCAGGGGCTTTTGTTGTACTGTGCCTGCTCATAACGTTGGGGGTATGGCTGGCAGGAGGGACGCTGTTATGGTCATAA
- a CDS encoding adenosylcobinamide amidohydrolase, whose amino-acid sequence MTLPFYNYFANGETGENKYAASSWPGLNISAHERHIKAQSPRAAQALSSAVYGGGMFELDRIFNIYVDRHYRCDDPPRDIEQALNEWQEPRDQCAGLLTAVRLEHTSIQEYTSDEFGLLCCTTAGVSNAARAGSERTVFDAAGNKTMSSGRERSAPSARNLTMAPYVPGTINIMLWLNGRMTTGAMVNAVQTAVEAKAAALADAGVLDSENGLPATGTTTDAIVFAVGQAVEEPQPMITYAGTATTAGAAIGRLVYDTVTESLRAGLLWKERIRHK is encoded by the coding sequence GTGACACTCCCGTTTTATAACTACTTTGCGAATGGAGAAACAGGTGAGAATAAATATGCGGCCTCTTCCTGGCCTGGACTGAACATATCCGCACATGAACGACATATCAAAGCACAGAGCCCAAGAGCTGCCCAAGCGCTGTCGAGTGCGGTATATGGCGGCGGGATGTTTGAACTGGATCGCATATTTAACATCTATGTGGACAGGCATTACCGCTGTGATGATCCGCCGCGTGATATCGAACAAGCGCTGAACGAATGGCAAGAGCCGCGTGATCAATGTGCCGGATTATTGACGGCCGTAAGGCTGGAGCATACCTCCATTCAGGAATATACAAGTGATGAATTTGGTCTTCTGTGCTGCACCACTGCAGGTGTATCGAATGCAGCACGCGCGGGGTCGGAGAGAACGGTATTTGATGCGGCGGGAAATAAGACGATGTCTTCCGGCAGGGAGCGCTCTGCTCCTTCAGCACGGAATCTAACGATGGCCCCCTATGTCCCGGGTACAATTAACATCATGCTCTGGTTGAACGGACGCATGACCACCGGGGCGATGGTGAATGCGGTACAGACGGCGGTGGAAGCCAAAGCGGCAGCGCTGGCGGATGCGGGTGTTCTGGATTCGGAGAACGGGTTGCCCGCCACCGGCACCACAACCGATGCCATTGTGTTTGCGGTAGGTCAGGCAGTGGAGGAACCTCAGCCGATGATCACTTATGCCGGGACAGCGACTACGGCAGGGGCAGCGATTGGCAGATTGGTATACGACACGGTGACGGAGAGCCTTCGGGCCGGACTGTTATGGAAAGAGAGGATCAGGCACAAATGA
- the cobD gene encoding threonine-phosphate decarboxylase CobD, with product MTGYIEVFGHGGDVETAASRFGREAADFLDFSANINPLGPPREVLEAIQQGLQSVIRYPDPAHRGLKALLSERLGVMQEQISVGNGAAESMALILLGLAPSKVGTVEPGFSEYRALARQFGAEVVHTEGREELAWRAEPEDIEQLMEKVDLLFLGQPNNPNGVQYPLEVLQRLARKAEETGTVLVIDEAFMDFIPVDRRHSLAAHLNDYPNVIIIRSMTKFYAIPGLRLGYALGRAEYIQAMTKKQVTWSVNGLALMAGEACLRSGERYEQETMSQITRERGLLIEGLKVYGCAVTPGEANFILARVPAPWTAASMQEALGRRGILIRNCAMYPGLDEGHVRFAVKDADANVTLLEVLGSVLETKGYPNVDQTSILRSSQQEQRKNSEQAQGGKRQ from the coding sequence ATGACCGGTTATATCGAAGTGTTCGGACATGGGGGGGACGTGGAGACGGCTGCGTCACGATTTGGGAGGGAAGCCGCCGATTTTCTGGATTTCAGTGCCAACATTAATCCACTCGGTCCGCCCAGAGAGGTGCTGGAGGCTATACAGCAAGGATTGCAGTCGGTGATTCGGTATCCTGATCCGGCGCATCGAGGATTGAAAGCACTGCTGAGCGAGCGTCTTGGTGTGATGCAGGAGCAGATTTCCGTGGGCAACGGTGCAGCCGAAAGCATGGCGCTCATTCTGCTGGGGCTTGCCCCGAGCAAGGTGGGTACGGTGGAACCGGGATTCTCGGAGTACCGGGCGTTGGCACGACAATTCGGTGCCGAGGTTGTACATACGGAGGGAAGAGAAGAACTGGCGTGGCGAGCGGAACCCGAGGACATCGAGCAGCTCATGGAAAAGGTAGACCTGCTCTTCCTCGGCCAGCCCAACAATCCAAACGGTGTACAATATCCACTTGAGGTATTACAAAGGCTTGCCCGCAAAGCGGAAGAAACGGGAACCGTACTTGTCATTGACGAGGCCTTTATGGATTTTATTCCGGTAGACCGGCGTCATTCTCTGGCAGCACATCTGAATGACTATCCGAATGTGATCATCATTCGCTCGATGACAAAGTTTTATGCCATTCCGGGCTTGCGTCTCGGATATGCTTTGGGCCGTGCCGAATACATTCAGGCGATGACAAAGAAACAGGTGACCTGGAGTGTCAACGGTCTGGCGCTCATGGCAGGGGAAGCCTGTCTGCGCAGTGGAGAACGGTACGAACAGGAGACCATGTCACAGATCACGCGGGAACGGGGGCTTCTCATCGAAGGACTGAAGGTGTACGGATGTGCGGTGACACCGGGAGAGGCGAATTTTATTTTGGCACGTGTGCCGGCCCCTTGGACAGCGGCATCAATGCAGGAGGCGCTGGGTCGAAGAGGTATCCTGATTCGCAACTGTGCCATGTATCCGGGGCTTGACGAAGGGCATGTACGTTTCGCGGTCAAGGATGCAGACGCCAATGTTACATTACTCGAAGTACTGGGCAGCGTGCTGGAAACCAAGGGATATCCGAATGTTGATCAGACCTCCATTCTTCGATCAAGTCAGCAGGAGCAGAGAAAAAATTCGGAACAGGCACAGGGAGGGAAGCGGCAGTGA
- a CDS encoding lipoate--protein ligase has translation MLFVDNQGITDPSVNLAIEEYILKHLPMEDDSYLLFYINRPSIIIGKHQNTIEEINIEYVQDNGVQVVRRLSGGGAVYHDLGNLNFSFITADDGQSFHNFRKFTQPVVEALHELGVNAELTGRNDLQVGEKKISGNAQFSTRGRMFSHGTLMFDLNLEHVQASLNVNPEKFKSKSTKSVRSRVANIRDLIDTNLTIEQFRDELLRHIFRMEPQDVPQYKLTDKDWDKIKEISAERYNNWDWNYGLSPESNVKHTRKFPVGIIDLRMNIKDGRIEDIKIFGDFFGVGDVADIENMLRGKRYEETEVRTALEGLDVKHYFGNLELEDFIGLVFLEE, from the coding sequence ATGCTGTTTGTAGACAACCAGGGCATTACAGATCCTTCTGTAAACCTTGCCATTGAGGAGTACATTCTGAAGCATCTGCCGATGGAGGATGACAGCTATCTGCTGTTCTACATCAATCGTCCATCGATCATCATCGGAAAGCATCAAAATACGATTGAAGAAATTAATATCGAGTACGTTCAGGATAACGGTGTGCAGGTGGTTCGTCGTCTTTCGGGAGGCGGCGCGGTATATCACGATCTGGGTAACCTGAATTTCAGCTTTATTACAGCGGATGACGGTCAATCCTTCCACAATTTCCGCAAGTTCACCCAGCCTGTGGTTGAAGCTTTGCACGAGCTGGGTGTAAATGCCGAGTTGACCGGACGTAATGATCTGCAAGTCGGCGAAAAGAAAATTTCGGGCAACGCCCAGTTTTCCACACGTGGGCGCATGTTCAGTCATGGCACATTGATGTTTGATCTGAATCTGGAGCATGTTCAGGCTTCCCTGAACGTCAATCCCGAGAAGTTCAAATCCAAGAGCACCAAGTCCGTGCGCAGCCGGGTCGCCAACATACGGGATCTGATTGACACCAACCTGACGATTGAGCAGTTCCGCGATGAGCTGTTACGTCACATTTTCAGAATGGAGCCACAAGACGTCCCGCAATACAAGCTGACTGACAAGGACTGGGACAAAATTAAGGAAATCTCCGCTGAGCGTTATAATAACTGGGACTGGAACTATGGCTTGTCTCCGGAAAGCAATGTGAAGCACACTCGCAAATTCCCTGTCGGCATCATCGATCTGCGCATGAACATCAAGGATGGACGCATCGAAGATATCAAAATCTTTGGCGACTTCTTCGGCGTAGGTGATGTAGCTGATATTGAAAATATGCTGCGCGGCAAACGGTATGAAGAAACCGAGGTGCGTACTGCACTTGAGGGCCTGGATGTAAAACATTACTTCGGCAACCTTGAGCTGGAAGACTTTATCGGCCTTGTTTTTTTGGAAGAGTAA
- a CDS encoding Cof-type HAD-IIB family hydrolase: protein MTYKLIAIDIDDTLINDNKEVTPATQTALEQAVAHGVTVTLATGRAYASAQALARQTGLNVPIITYQGALVKNLLDEKVLYERYVPQEASRKLYDYCLENNLHLQTYIDDKLYAREENDKLRDYAKLNGTQYYIESDFIKVIEQKTPKLLIIDEPDYLDKVAVDLRELLGPQVHITKSKPYFLEIMHNEGTKGHALTFLADHFGHQLSECIAIGDSWNDHEMLEVAGLGVAMGNAIPALKELADYITASNNEDGVKEVIEKFVLNAE from the coding sequence ATGACCTACAAATTGATTGCAATCGACATTGATGACACCCTGATCAACGACAACAAGGAAGTAACCCCTGCTACACAGACTGCACTGGAACAAGCGGTTGCCCATGGTGTAACTGTAACGCTGGCGACTGGACGTGCTTATGCTTCCGCACAAGCGCTTGCTCGTCAAACCGGACTTAACGTGCCAATCATTACGTATCAGGGCGCATTGGTGAAAAACTTGCTGGATGAAAAAGTACTTTATGAGCGCTACGTCCCACAGGAAGCTTCCCGTAAATTGTATGATTACTGCCTGGAGAACAATCTCCATCTTCAAACATACATTGACGACAAGTTGTATGCCCGTGAGGAAAACGACAAGCTGCGTGATTATGCCAAATTAAACGGCACCCAATATTACATTGAATCTGATTTCATCAAAGTCATCGAACAAAAAACACCAAAGCTGCTTATTATCGATGAGCCAGACTACTTGGATAAGGTTGCCGTTGACCTGCGTGAATTGCTCGGACCTCAAGTGCATATCACAAAGTCCAAACCTTACTTCCTAGAGATCATGCATAATGAAGGAACTAAAGGCCACGCCCTGACCTTCCTGGCTGACCATTTCGGTCACCAGCTCAGCGAGTGTATTGCCATCGGCGACTCCTGGAACGACCATGAGATGCTCGAAGTTGCTGGTCTTGGTGTAGCGATGGGAAATGCCATTCCTGCGCTGAAAGAGCTGGCAGACTACATTACGGCAAGTAATAACGAAGACGGTGTAAAAGAGGTTATCGAGAAGTTTGTGCTGAACGCAGAGTAA